From a region of the Arachis ipaensis cultivar K30076 chromosome B09, Araip1.1, whole genome shotgun sequence genome:
- the LOC110266749 gene encoding NADP-dependent malic enzyme-like, with the protein MRFYEKLMKPLILALSNPTSRSECTAEEAYTWSKGQAIFASGSPFDPVEYEGKVFVPGQTNNAYIFPGFGLGLLISGAIRVRDEMLLVACEFIQAKRD; encoded by the exons ATGAGGTTCTACGAGAAGCTGATG AAACCGCTCATTCTTGCTCTCTCCAATCCAACATCTCGATCTGAGTGCACTGCGGAAGAAGCTTATACATGGAGCAAG GGTCAAGCAATCTTTGCTAGTGGTAGCCCATTTGATCCTGTTGAATATGAAGGAAAAGTCTTTGTTCCTGGACAG ACCAACAATGCTTACATATTCCCTGGTTTTGGCTTGGGTTTGCTCATCTCCGGTGCAATCCGCGTCCGCGATGAGATGCTCTTGGTAGCCTGTGAGTTCATTCAAGCTAAGAGAgattaa